Proteins encoded together in one uncultured Desulfosarcina sp. window:
- the gatC gene encoding Asp-tRNA(Asn)/Glu-tRNA(Gln) amidotransferase subunit GatC, with protein sequence MKITKEEVLHVAQLARLDVDEADIERFAGQIGTILEYVDALTKVETTGVTGTSHAITLTNAFREDEEKAQLAPEDALANAPEKDDSAFIVPKII encoded by the coding sequence ATGAAAATCACCAAAGAGGAAGTCCTGCATGTGGCCCAACTGGCCCGCCTGGATGTCGACGAAGCCGATATCGAACGGTTTGCCGGACAGATCGGCACCATTCTCGAATATGTGGACGCCCTGACAAAAGTGGAGACCACCGGTGTAACCGGCACCTCCCACGCCATTACGCTGACCAACGCATTCCGGGAAGATGAGGAGAAAGCGCAGCTGGCCCCTGAAGATGCCCTGGCCAATGCCCCGGAAAAGGATGACAGCGCCTTTATCGTGCCCAAAATTATTTGA
- a CDS encoding SPOR domain-containing protein, with product MTKAAESKQPIAWGRYLLVFFVAAWMFVLGVLVGRGTAPVTFDTQALQKELADLRNAMMQKEQEAVEKAVRGEDEQAPLEFYEALKSDESDTDVAMPVPQTAPAAPSPAPQETAEDGTPPHKKRAALMPKGERAVKSPTPVQPRETKVPPAATGVLTIQVASLKDGAAAEQIVANLKKDGYPAFLARSVIPGKGLWFRVRVGSYANREQAAADIERLTRDGKKPMLVNNQ from the coding sequence GTGACCAAGGCCGCCGAGTCCAAGCAACCCATCGCCTGGGGGCGATACCTGCTGGTTTTCTTTGTTGCCGCCTGGATGTTTGTTCTCGGCGTTCTGGTCGGCCGGGGGACCGCGCCGGTGACCTTCGACACCCAGGCGCTGCAAAAAGAGCTGGCGGATCTTCGCAACGCCATGATGCAGAAAGAGCAGGAGGCGGTCGAAAAAGCCGTCCGTGGGGAAGACGAACAGGCGCCCCTGGAGTTTTACGAAGCCCTGAAATCCGACGAGTCGGACACGGATGTGGCCATGCCGGTTCCACAAACCGCCCCCGCGGCGCCATCTCCCGCTCCTCAGGAAACTGCCGAAGACGGAACGCCGCCCCATAAAAAGCGGGCTGCGTTGATGCCCAAGGGGGAGCGCGCCGTCAAATCGCCGACGCCCGTTCAACCCCGGGAAACGAAGGTCCCGCCAGCGGCCACGGGGGTGTTGACGATTCAGGTAGCGTCCCTGAAAGACGGAGCGGCTGCCGAGCAGATCGTTGCAAATCTGAAAAAGGACGGGTATCCTGCCTTTCTGGCCAGAAGCGTCATTCCCGGCAAAGGCCTCTGGTTCCGGGTGCGTGTGGGCAGCTATGCCAACCGCGAGCAGGCGGCCGCAGACATCGAGCGGTTGACCCGGGACGGGAAAAAACCCATGCTGGTCAACAATCAATAG
- the argS gene encoding arginine--tRNA ligase, protein MKEKLRQMILAAASAAHANGVLPSSEFCEVVLEEPKADSHGDLSTNMAMQMAKTQRMAPRKIAEALIEHLDDSQGILDHTEIAGPGFINFFIRPAAWHPVLTAIHEQDDQYGRCNLGQGKRIQIEFVSSNPTGPLHVGHGRGGAVGDSTASILSLCGYDVQREYYINDSGRQIQTLGMSVYLRGREILGKTVEFPETCYQGDYIRDLAQELMDRDGQAVFEKEEAEAIMPCARFAAEKITAGMRADLVDFGIVFDRWFSEQSLYDDGKVDADIQFFKEKGLIYENEGALWFKTSDYGDEKDRVVVRNNGQTTYFASDITYHRDKFERGFDTVIDVWGADHHGYIPRMKAAVEACGYDRDQFGVLLVQLVNLLRGGQPVAMSTRAGEFVTLSDVVKEVGRDAARFIFLTRHYDSPLDFDLELAKQKTNDNPVYYVQYVHARIASIHRKAATDGLDVAGFDPSDLTALETPEDVALIKALARYPEAVETAGRFMEPHRITYYLMTLAAAFHTYYNRHRVLCPDDLKVTRARLYLITAVQKVIRNGLGLLGVSAPDSM, encoded by the coding sequence ATGAAAGAGAAATTACGGCAAATGATCCTGGCGGCCGCATCCGCCGCCCACGCCAATGGCGTGCTGCCTTCATCCGAGTTTTGCGAGGTGGTGCTGGAAGAACCCAAGGCCGACAGCCACGGCGACCTGTCCACCAACATGGCCATGCAGATGGCAAAAACCCAGCGGATGGCGCCGCGCAAAATCGCCGAGGCCCTGATCGAACACCTGGACGACAGCCAGGGCATCCTCGACCATACGGAAATCGCCGGCCCGGGATTCATCAATTTTTTCATTCGACCGGCCGCCTGGCACCCCGTTCTGACCGCCATCCACGAACAGGACGATCAATACGGCCGCTGCAACCTGGGCCAGGGCAAGCGGATCCAGATCGAATTCGTCAGCTCCAATCCCACCGGTCCGCTGCACGTAGGCCACGGCCGCGGCGGCGCCGTTGGCGACAGCACGGCCAGTATCCTTTCCCTGTGCGGCTATGACGTGCAGCGGGAATATTATATCAACGACTCCGGCCGCCAGATCCAGACCTTGGGCATGTCGGTCTATCTGCGGGGCCGGGAGATTCTGGGCAAGACGGTGGAATTCCCGGAAACCTGTTACCAGGGCGATTATATCCGGGACCTGGCCCAGGAATTGATGGACCGGGACGGCCAAGCCGTTTTCGAAAAGGAGGAAGCCGAGGCCATCATGCCTTGTGCCCGGTTTGCCGCGGAAAAGATTACCGCCGGCATGCGGGCCGATCTGGTGGACTTCGGAATCGTTTTCGACCGCTGGTTTTCCGAGCAGAGCCTCTACGACGACGGCAAGGTGGACGCGGACATCCAATTCTTCAAGGAAAAGGGGCTGATCTACGAAAACGAGGGCGCCCTGTGGTTCAAGACCAGCGATTACGGCGACGAAAAAGACCGGGTGGTGGTGCGCAACAACGGCCAGACCACCTATTTCGCTTCGGACATCACTTACCACCGGGACAAGTTCGAGCGCGGCTTCGACACGGTAATCGACGTGTGGGGCGCCGACCACCATGGCTACATCCCCCGCATGAAGGCCGCCGTGGAGGCCTGCGGGTACGACCGCGACCAGTTCGGCGTCCTGCTGGTGCAGTTGGTCAACCTGCTGCGGGGCGGGCAGCCGGTGGCCATGTCCACCCGGGCCGGTGAATTCGTGACCCTTTCCGATGTGGTCAAGGAGGTTGGCCGGGATGCGGCCCGCTTCATTTTCCTGACCCGTCATTACGACAGCCCGCTGGATTTCGATCTGGAACTGGCCAAGCAGAAGACCAACGACAACCCGGTGTACTACGTTCAGTACGTGCATGCGCGCATCGCCAGCATTCACCGCAAAGCGGCAACCGACGGGCTGGATGTGGCCGGCTTCGATCCATCCGATCTCACCGCGCTGGAAACGCCCGAGGATGTCGCGTTGATCAAGGCCCTGGCCCGCTATCCCGAGGCGGTGGAAACGGCCGGCCGGTTCATGGAGCCCCATCGCATCACCTATTATTTGATGACCCTGGCTGCCGCTTTTCACACCTACTACAATCGGCATCGGGTCTTGTGTCCCGACGACCTTAAGGTGACCCGCGCCCGGCTTTATCTGATTACGGCTGTCCAGAAGGTGATTCGAAATGGGTTGGGGCTGTTAGGCGTATCGGCGCCGGATTCCATGTAG
- a CDS encoding phenyltransferase domain-containing protein, whose product MNVSICKQQRKLAVDIDAVCRLIAATQLPSGEIPWSRGDKTDPWDHVEAAMGLVIGGYMEEARQAFFWLRSNQLADGSWYAAYRSGAAEDRTRETNMSAYIAVGVFHYWLITKDRVFLETMWETVRRAVDFAVSHQSAHGEIYWAVSPQGQVDRMALLTGSSSIFMSLKCAIAIAAELGMATLPWAEALDRLGDAIRNRPALFNMTKSRFSMDWFYPVLCGAVTGEAAGRRIERQWKKFVVEGLGVRCVSDRPWVTIAESSELVLALAAMGDMEKAHIVFSWLSEHVFDDGSFWCGFTFPDMTRWPEEKIAWTNAVVLMAADALFNLTPAGQLFSHAWWAQAGYPG is encoded by the coding sequence ATGAATGTGAGTATCTGCAAACAGCAGCGCAAGCTGGCCGTCGATATCGATGCCGTATGCCGTTTGATTGCCGCCACCCAACTGCCCTCCGGGGAAATTCCCTGGTCCAGGGGGGACAAAACCGATCCCTGGGATCATGTCGAGGCGGCCATGGGCCTGGTAATCGGCGGATATATGGAAGAGGCCCGTCAGGCCTTTTTCTGGCTGCGTTCCAACCAGCTGGCCGATGGAAGCTGGTATGCCGCCTATCGCAGCGGCGCTGCGGAAGATCGCACACGGGAAACCAACATGAGCGCCTACATCGCCGTAGGCGTCTTTCATTACTGGCTGATCACCAAAGACCGCGTTTTTCTGGAAACCATGTGGGAGACCGTCCGGCGGGCCGTCGACTTCGCGGTCAGCCACCAGAGCGCCCATGGTGAAATTTATTGGGCCGTCAGCCCCCAGGGCCAGGTGGATCGCATGGCCCTGCTGACCGGCTCCAGTTCCATCTTCATGAGCCTGAAATGCGCCATTGCCATTGCCGCCGAACTGGGCATGGCCACCCTGCCCTGGGCCGAAGCCCTGGACCGTCTAGGCGATGCAATCCGCAACCGCCCCGCCCTGTTCAACATGACCAAATCCCGCTTTTCCATGGACTGGTTCTACCCGGTGCTGTGCGGAGCGGTTACCGGAGAGGCCGCCGGCCGGCGCATCGAACGGCAGTGGAAGAAATTCGTCGTCGAAGGGCTGGGCGTCCGCTGCGTTTCCGACCGCCCCTGGGTGACGATTGCGGAAAGCTCCGAACTGGTGCTGGCCCTGGCCGCAATGGGCGATATGGAAAAGGCCCACATCGTTTTCAGCTGGCTGTCGGAGCATGTGTTCGACGACGGCTCCTTCTGGTGCGGGTTTACGTTCCCGGACATGACCCGCTGGCCCGAAGAGAAGATCGCCTGGACCAATGCGGTCGTTCTCATGGCCGCCGACGCATTGTTCAACCTGACGCCCGCCGGCCAACTGTTCAGCCATGCCTGGTGGGCGCAGGCCGGTTACCCCGGGTAA
- a CDS encoding acyltransferase — translation MIKDHRPYVIKKAYLNFQKFYANHFLRPQLEALGRGFTFMRPWHVELFGAPITIGNFATVIATPDKKIRLSVWPDKPGDGHITIGNYCLVCPGVRISSAAGITVGDNCMIANGAYITDSDWHGIYNRLSFGNAKPVTIEKNAWIGDSAIICKGVTIGENSIVGAGAIVVDSVPANCVAAGNPARVVKQLNPAETFTTRAEFFSDPARLAREFMAWEQAMLQGNTIFGWLRHLLFPAKGE, via the coding sequence ATGATTAAAGACCATCGCCCCTACGTAATAAAAAAAGCCTATCTCAATTTTCAAAAATTCTACGCCAACCACTTCCTGCGCCCCCAGTTGGAGGCCCTGGGCAGGGGATTCACCTTTATGCGGCCCTGGCATGTGGAGTTGTTCGGCGCCCCCATAACCATCGGAAATTTCGCCACCGTCATCGCCACGCCGGACAAAAAGATCCGTCTGTCCGTGTGGCCGGACAAGCCCGGTGATGGCCACATTACCATCGGCAACTACTGTCTGGTCTGTCCGGGGGTGCGCATTTCCAGCGCCGCGGGCATCACCGTGGGCGACAACTGCATGATCGCCAACGGGGCCTACATCACCGACTCGGACTGGCACGGCATCTACAACCGCCTCTCCTTCGGAAACGCCAAACCGGTGACCATCGAAAAAAATGCCTGGATCGGGGACAGCGCCATCATCTGTAAAGGGGTGACCATTGGCGAGAACAGCATCGTGGGCGCCGGGGCCATCGTGGTAGATTCGGTCCCGGCCAATTGCGTGGCCGCCGGCAATCCGGCCCGGGTGGTCAAGCAACTGAACCCTGCGGAAACCTTTACCACCCGCGCCGAGTTTTTCTCCGACCCGGCCCGCCTCGCCAGGGAGTTCATGGCCTGGGAACAGGCCATGCTGCAAGGCAACACCATCTTCGGCTGGCTGCGTCACCTGCTCTTTCCCGCCAAGGGGGAATGA